One genomic region from Nymphaea colorata isolate Beijing-Zhang1983 chromosome 12, ASM883128v2, whole genome shotgun sequence encodes:
- the LOC116266001 gene encoding mitochondrial carnitine/acylcarnitine carrier-like protein, which translates to MADVAKDLTAGTIGGAAQLIVGHPFDTVKVKLQSQPAPLPGQPPKYAGAMDAVKKTLTAEGPRGLYKGMGVPLATVAAFNAVLFSVRGQMESLLRSEPGAPLTIGQQMICGLGAGVAVSFLACPTELIKCRLQAQSALASAAGSAAVKYGGPMDVARHVLRSEGGMVGLFKGLVPTLAREVPGNAVLFGTYELLKQSLAGGKDTSKLGQGSLMLAGGLGGASFWLAVYPTDVVKSVIQVDDYKNPKYSGSMDAFKKILRSEGVKGLYRGFGPAMVRSIPANAACFLAYELTRSSLG; encoded by the exons ATGGCGGACGTTGCCAAGGACTTGACTGCTGGGACGATCGGAGGGGCTGCACAGCTGATCGTCGGTCACCCATTTGACACCGTAAAGGTGAAGCTCCAGAGCCAGCCGGCACCTCTTCCAGGCCAACCTCCCAAGTACGCCGGTGCCATGGATGCCGTCAAGAAGACTCTGACTGCAGAGGGGCCTAGAGGCCTGTACAAGGGCATGGGAGTTCCTCTTGCTACTGTAGCCGCATTCAATGCAGTTCTCTTCTCAGTCAGGGGTCAGATGGAGTCCCTTCTCCGGTCTGAGCCCGGCGCACCACTGACCATCGGCCAGCAGATGATCTGTGGTCTGGGTGCCGGAGTTGCAGTCTCATTTCTAGCATGCCCAACTGAGTTGATCAAATGCAG GTTGCAGGCGCAGAGTGCCTTGGCTTCGGCTGCAGGCTCGGCTGCCGTCAAGTATGGCGGCCCAATGGACGTCGCCCGGCACGTCCTGAGATCCGAAGGCGGCATGGTGGGTCTCTTCAAAGGGCTCGTACCGACCTTGGCGAGGGAGGTCCCCGGCAACGCCGTCCTGTTCGGGACGTACGAACTGCTCAAGCAATCTCTCGCCGGCGGCAAGGACACGTCCAAGCTCGGGCAGGGGTCGCTGATGCTCGCCGGCGGTCTGGGCGGCGCTTCCTTCTGGCTAGCAGTTTATCCCACAGATGTTGTCAAAAGCGTGATTCAGGTTGACGACTACAAGAATCCTAAGTACTCTGGCTCCATGGATGCCTTCAAGAAGATCCTGAGGTCTGAAGGGGTGAAGGGCCTGTACAGAGGGTTCGGACCGGCCATGGTGAGAAGCATTCCGGCGAATGCTGCATGCTTTCTTGCTTATGAGTTGACGAGGTC
- the LOC116265726 gene encoding diacylglycerol O-acyltransferase 2-like, translated as MEKPVEGEAVSESREGCETTVIRSPVHSTFHTMTAVVLWLGTIHLNLVVLGLAFLFSSSSTMILLLIGLMVLLAVGPVDEESRLGKAIVRYICEHGLGYFPVTVHIEDIKAFHSNQAYVLAVEPHSVFPISCLPLLNITGTMPWSKTKALASNAVFYTPFLRQLGTWQGLIPVTKNNFVKHLEAGYSCIVIPGGVREIMYMNPAHEVAFLKSRQGFVRVAIETGRPLVPVFSFGQTNVYRWWKPEGKLYVRIARAIRFAPLLFWGAFGSPIPYRRPMHVVVGRPIEVKQNLTPSVEEVAEVHARFITDLEQLFHRHKAAAGHADADLKIV; from the exons ATGGAGAAGCCCGTGGAAGGGGAGGCGGTGAGCGAGAGCAGGGAAGGATGCGAGACGACGGTGATCCGGTCGCCGGTGCACTCGACTTTCCATACGATGACGGCGGTGGTGCTGTGGCTGGGAACCATCCACCTCAACCTCGTCGTCCTCGGGCtcgccttcctcttctcctcctcctctaccATGATTCTCTT gTTGATTGGTTTAATGGTGCTGCTGGCGGTCGGTCCGGTGGACGAAGAAAGCAGACTCGGGAAGGCCATTGTGAG GTATATATGCGAACACGGTTTGGGGTATTTCCCTGTGACTGTTCACATTGAGGACATCAAGGCCTTTCACTCAAACCAAGCATATG ttcTCGCTGTTGAGCCACACTCAGTTTTCCCAATTAGCTGCCTCCCTCTCTTGAACATCACAGGGACCATGCCTTGGTCAAAGACAAAGGCCCTTGCAAGTAACGCG GTATTCTATACTCCCTTTCTCCGGCAATTGGGAACATGGCAAGGTCTTATCCCTGTTACAAAGAATAATTTTGTTAAACACTTGGAAGCAGGGTACAGTTGCATCGTAATCCCAGGAGGCGTGCGAGAGATAATGTACATGAACCCTGCTCATGAG GTTGCTTTTCTGAAATCCAGACAGGGATTCGTAAGAGTTGCCATTGAAACGGGAAGACCTTTAGTTCCCGTCTTTTCTTTCGGTCAG ACTAATGTGTACCGTTGGTGGAAGCCGGAAGGGAAGTTATATGTTCGCATTGCAAGGGCAATCAGATTCGCACCATTACTGTTTTGGGGAGCCTTTGG ATCTCCAATTCCCTATCGTCGACCGATGCATGTTGTCGTGGGGAGACCAATTGAAGTGAAGCAGAACCTCACACCCTCCGTTGAAGAG GTTGCGGAAGTGCATGCCCGCTTCATTACAGATCTGGAGCAATTATTCCACAGGCATAAAGCAGCAGCTGGGCATGCGGATGCCGACCTGAAGATCGTCTGA